The Mustela erminea isolate mMusErm1 chromosome 6, mMusErm1.Pri, whole genome shotgun sequence genome includes a region encoding these proteins:
- the TNFRSF1A gene encoding LOW QUALITY PROTEIN: tumor necrosis factor receptor superfamily member 1A (The sequence of the model RefSeq protein was modified relative to this genomic sequence to represent the inferred CDS: inserted 2 bases in 2 codons; deleted 3 bases in 2 codons; substituted 2 bases at 2 genomic stop codons), with product MGLPTVPGLLLPLVLLALLVEIHPLRVMALVPHVRNREKRAIPCPQGXYIHPQDNSICCTKCHKGTYLYKDCPGLGLDTDCRECENGTFTASENHLTQCLSCSKCRKEMNQVEISPCTVSQDTVCGCRENQYRRYWSATLFECMNCSLCLNGTVHISCTEKQNTVCTCHAGFFLRVNECIPCVHCKENTECKKLCLLPVEKVTVPQDPGTTVLLPLVIFFGICVLSFSVVLMCRYNGRCPERKXNLXRFVSFFSVCGKSTPTKEGEPETLASVPGFSPTTSFSPTTGFSPXTGFSPIPGFSPIPNPTFTPGPVFTPRDWSKLRAPSDAGEMAPPYQEAGPMLSAAPASTPIPTPVQKWEDRTHIQRAEADPADPATLYAVVDGVPPSRWKEFVRRLGLNEHEIERLELQNGRCLREAHYSMLAAWRRRTPRREATLELLGAVLRDMDLLGCLEDIEEALRAPPSLSPAPRLLR from the exons ATGGGCCTCCCCACCGTGCCTGGCCTGCTGCTGCCACTG GTGCTCTTGGCTCTGTTGGTGGAAATACACCCCTTAAGGGTTATGGCACTGGTCCCTCACGTCAGGAACCGGGAGAAGAGAGCTATTCCGTGTCCCCAAG AATATATTCACCCTCAAGATAATTCCATTTGCTGTACGAAGTGCCACAAAG GGACCTACCTGTACAAGGACTGTCCCGGCCTGGGGCTGGACACAGACTGCAGGGAATGTGAAAACGGCACCTTTACAGCTTCGGAGAACCACCTCACACAGTGCCTCAGTTGCTCCAAATGCCGGAAAG AAATGAACCAGGTGGAGATTTCTCCTTGCACTGTGTCCCAGGACACTGTGTGCGGCTGCCGGGAGAACCAGTACCGGCGTTATTGGAGTGCAACCCTTTTCGAGTGCATGAACTGCAGCCTCTGTCTCAATGGCACAGTGCACATCTCCT gcacagagaaacagaacacagTGTGCACCTGTCACGCGGGTTTCTTTCTAAGAGTCAATGAATGCATACCTTGTGTTCA CTGTAAGGAAAACACAGAGTGCAAAAAGTTGTGTCTACTCCCTGTGGAAAAGGTTACGGTCCCTCAGGACCCAG GTACCACAGTGCTGTTGCCCCTGGTGATCTTCTTTGGCATTTGTGTTTTATCCTTCTCCGTTGTTTTAATGTGCCGCTACAACGGCAGATGCCCAG AGAGGAAGTGAAATTTGTGacgctttgtttcttttttctcagtttgtGGGAAATCGACACCTACAAAGGAG GGGGAGCCTGAGACCCTGGCCTCGGTTCCAGGTTTCAGTCCCACCACGAGCTTCAGTCCCACCACGGGCTTCAGTC CCACGGGCTTCAGTCCCATCCCGGGCTTCAgtcccatccccaac cccaccttcaCCCCAGGTCCCGTCTTCACCCCACGTGACTGGTCTAAGTTAAGGGCTCCGTCAGACGCTGGAGAGATGGCCCCACCCTACCAGGAGGCTGGCCCCATGCTTTCCGCGGCTCCAGCCTCCACCCCAATTCCCACCCCAGTTCAGAAGTGGGAGGACAGAACCCACATTCAGCGCGCAGAAG CCGACCCCGCGGACCCGGCGACGCTGTATGCCGTGGTGGACGGCGTGCCCCCGTCGCGCTGGAAGGAGTTTGTGCGCCGGCTGGGGCTGAACGAGCACGAGATCGAGCGGCTGGAGCTGCAGAACGGGCGCTGCCTGCGGGAGGCCCACTACAGCATGCTGGCGGCCTGGCGGCGGCGCACGCCGCGGCGCGAGGCCACGCTGGAGCTGCTGGGC GCTGTGCTCCGCGACATGGACCTGCTGGGCTGCCTGGAGGACATCGAGGAGGCGCTGCGTGCCCCACCCTCTCTCTCGCCGGCGCCCCGCCTCCTGCGGTGA